A window of the Streptomyces sp. Ag109_O5-10 genome harbors these coding sequences:
- a CDS encoding GH25 family lysozyme codes for MGRRTLLRGLTLAVAAVLPLYGPTAVHAAQTATATTATAAATAVAVCGHTGEQPTLRQGSTGDPTVEAQCELDLATKPSRYTPIAADGSFGPATETRVKEFQACAGLSADGVLGPQTWAALNTWAAAPHTCPTQGTSATAQAAVCGHTDTRPTLRKGANGVEVKELQCRLNLAMEPFHYPPLTIDGDFGGGTEGRVVELQHCAGLSADGVVGPNTWAKLADWSGRNTYCTPPRPAGYPVDGLDTAKYQHPGGAPIDWKAVRASGVEFATIKATRGLNVTDEYLATDLPAARAAGLAVAPYHFYTGTAADTGGAQADRFIAAVRATGYTGQRAGDLPPVFDLERMDDGTGRCPTYGTVADAKAWLDKVEAAFGRTPVIYTQKSFLDDCLGSTTAFARYPLQLADYRQSITQPPLPNGSTTWAMWQYTDAALFPGIKAPATADVFNGTQADLDRLANRTGTATASVVAAAATTCYGGAVTVRYGDVLDFGPYWTTSRCTDINMRVTGGTADYVNACVKFAKTGTCNRWTKVGRSWTTIATDVLDGTKFTVPNGVPLEGDDAVMQIAF; via the coding sequence ATGGGACGGAGGACGCTACTGCGGGGTCTGACCCTCGCCGTGGCAGCGGTCCTGCCCCTGTACGGACCCACGGCGGTGCACGCGGCCCAGACCGCGACCGCCACCACGGCCACGGCCGCCGCCACCGCGGTCGCGGTCTGCGGGCACACCGGCGAACAGCCCACGCTGCGGCAGGGATCGACGGGGGACCCGACGGTCGAGGCGCAGTGCGAACTCGACCTCGCGACGAAACCCAGCCGGTACACGCCGATCGCGGCGGACGGCTCGTTCGGCCCGGCGACGGAGACGCGGGTCAAGGAGTTCCAGGCGTGCGCCGGGCTGAGCGCGGACGGCGTGCTCGGCCCGCAGACCTGGGCGGCGCTCAACACCTGGGCCGCCGCACCGCACACCTGCCCCACCCAGGGCACCTCGGCCACGGCGCAGGCGGCCGTGTGCGGTCACACCGACACGCGTCCGACCCTGCGCAAGGGCGCGAACGGTGTCGAGGTCAAGGAGCTGCAGTGCCGGCTCAACCTGGCCATGGAGCCGTTCCACTACCCGCCGCTGACGATCGACGGCGACTTCGGGGGCGGCACCGAGGGCCGCGTCGTCGAGCTGCAGCACTGCGCGGGCCTCAGTGCCGACGGCGTCGTGGGCCCCAACACCTGGGCGAAGCTGGCCGACTGGTCCGGCCGTAACACGTACTGCACACCACCGCGCCCCGCCGGCTACCCGGTCGACGGCCTGGACACGGCCAAGTACCAGCACCCGGGCGGCGCGCCGATCGACTGGAAGGCCGTACGGGCCTCGGGCGTCGAGTTCGCGACGATCAAGGCCACCCGCGGCCTGAACGTCACCGACGAGTACCTCGCCACCGACCTGCCGGCGGCCAGGGCGGCGGGACTCGCCGTCGCGCCCTACCACTTCTACACGGGCACCGCGGCCGACACGGGCGGCGCGCAGGCCGACCGGTTCATCGCCGCCGTGCGGGCGACCGGCTACACCGGGCAGCGCGCGGGCGACCTGCCGCCGGTGTTCGACCTGGAGCGCATGGACGACGGCACCGGACGCTGTCCCACCTACGGCACGGTGGCCGACGCCAAGGCCTGGCTCGACAAGGTGGAGGCCGCCTTCGGCCGTACCCCGGTCATCTACACGCAGAAGTCCTTCCTGGACGACTGCCTCGGTTCGACCACCGCCTTCGCCCGGTATCCGCTGCAACTCGCGGACTACCGCCAGTCGATCACCCAGCCGCCGCTGCCGAACGGCTCGACGACCTGGGCGATGTGGCAGTACACCGACGCCGCGCTGTTCCCGGGCATCAAGGCCCCGGCGACCGCCGACGTGTTCAACGGCACCCAGGCCGACCTGGACCGGCTGGCCAACCGGACCGGCACCGCGACGGCGTCCGTCGTCGCCGCGGCCGCGACGACCTGCTACGGCGGGGCGGTGACGGTGCGCTACGGGGACGTCCTCGACTTCGGCCCCTACTGGACCACCAGCCGCTGCACCGACATCAACATGCGGGTCACCGGCGGAACCGCGGACTACGTGAACGCCTGCGTCAAGTTCGCGAAGACCGGTACCTGCAACCGCTGGACCAAGGTCGGCCGCAGCTGGACGACCATCGCCACCGACGTGCTCGACGGCACCAAGTTCACCGTCCCCAACGGCGTGCCCCTGGAGGGCGACGACGCCGTCATGCAGATCGCCTTCTGA